The Pontibacter sp. SGAir0037 DNA segment TGGTGATAGAACTCCTTGTTCAAACCTCTTAAAATATCGCGCCACTTTTCGTCGTTGTTCAGCACCTGGCGCAGCGTGTGCAGCATATTGGCTCCTTTAAAATACATGTCACCTGAGCCTTCCTGGTTTACATCATAGTAGCCGATAATAGGGCGGTCGTTTTCAATGTTTTCTCTCTGGCCGATCACGTAGGCACTACCTGCGTCTTTACCATAATGATACTCTACAAAAAGACACTCCGAATAAGTGGTAAAGCTCTCGTGTATCCACATATCAGCAATATCCTTATAGGTAATGTTGTTGGCAAACCACTCATGGCCCGATTCGTGCACAATAATGTAGTCGAACTTCATGCCCCAGCCTGTGCCACTCAGATCATGGCCCAGATAGCCATTCTGGTAACCGTTTCCATAGGTAACAGAACTCTGGTGTTCCATGCCCAAGTAGGGTGCTTCCACTAGCTTGTAGCTGTCTTCGTAAAAAGGATAAGGGCCAAACCAGTGCTCAAAGGCCTGTAGGGTGCGGCTGGCATCTTTAAACTGCTTCTTTGCTTTATCTAAGTTGTTGCGCAGCACATAGTAGTCGCAGTCGAGTATGCCTTTTTCCCCTTTATACTTCTCTCCAAAATGCACATAGTCGCCAATGTTGATGTTCACGCCATAGTTGTTGATCGGGTTGGAGACAAACCAGTGGTAGGTTTTGGTACCATCCTTCTGCTGATCGACCCCACGTAGCCTGCCATTCGATACATTCACCAGCTGCTCCGGCACATTAACGCTCATCAGCATGCTGTCTGGCTCATCGTACATATGGTCTTTGCAGGGCCACCACATGCTGGCACCGTCGCCCTGGTTAGAGTTGGCAATAAATGGCTTGCCATTGGCGTCGCGTTTCCAGGTAATACCTCCCGACCAGGGCGGGCGTTTGCTTACCAAAGGTTTGCCGCTATAGTGTACCACTACAGCATTTACCGCACCCGCCGTTTGGTTTTCCTGTAGCTGTACATAATACACATTGCCGTCTCTTGTGGTGTTTAAGGTTTTTCCATTCTGTGTTACCTTGCTGATGTTCATGGGCTGCTGCATGTCAATCTGCATTCGTTGGTAAGGCTCCAGCACCTTATATTGAATGGTATTGGTGCCGCTAATGGTGCTGTCGGAAAGATTTACTTTAACATTGAGGTGGTAATAGGTCAGGTCCCACCATGCTCTTTCTTTAGTAACAGAACCACGCAGAGTATCTTGCCGGGTAAAGTTTGGCTGCTCCTGGGCCCGGGCAGTTCCTGAGTTCAGGAAGACAAAGGCTACTGCAAACAGGCCGGCCAGCAAAAAGGTTTTTTCACAGGTTGTCTTTTTCGACATAGGTATAGGTTTAAGTATAAGGGTTACGTATGCTTTGTTTTAGCTTCCCGGGCAAGGCACCGGTAGCTTGCTGCCAGCGATGTTATAACCAGTGCATTGGCAACTAAATCTATGCAGCTGGTATTATTGCTTTACCAGCTCAAATCTGAAAGGTTAAGTTGAGTAATATGAAAAGCCATCAGAAAGAGAAGAAGAACTATCCATAAGAGGATAAGTTTTTTCATGCTAAGGATATTTTTACATCTA contains these protein-coding regions:
- a CDS encoding M1 family metallopeptidase encodes the protein MSKKTTCEKTFLLAGLFAVAFVFLNSGTARAQEQPNFTRQDTLRGSVTKERAWWDLTYYHLNVKVNLSDSTISGTNTIQYKVLEPYQRMQIDMQQPMNISKVTQNGKTLNTTRDGNVYYVQLQENQTAGAVNAVVVHYSGKPLVSKRPPWSGGITWKRDANGKPFIANSNQGDGASMWWPCKDHMYDEPDSMLMSVNVPEQLVNVSNGRLRGVDQQKDGTKTYHWFVSNPINNYGVNINIGDYVHFGEKYKGEKGILDCDYYVLRNNLDKAKKQFKDASRTLQAFEHWFGPYPFYEDSYKLVEAPYLGMEHQSSVTYGNGYQNGYLGHDLSGTGWGMKFDYIIVHESGHEWFANNITYKDIADMWIHESFTTYSECLFVEYHYGKDAGSAYVIGQRENIENDRPIIGYYDVNQEGSGDMYFKGANMLHTLRQVLNNDEKWRDILRGLNKEFYHQTVVSKQIEDYLSQHIGRDLTPVFNQYLRDTRIPVLEYQANGTTLKYRWANAVDGFNLPVKVSIGGKETRLEPATTWKELKGQKKNAAVQVDANYYVTVKQVQ